A window from Prochlorococcus marinus CUG1435 encodes these proteins:
- a CDS encoding DUF1651 domain-containing protein, with product MTLGGANVWTNFSYGYRNESPSGWLLSPDRSRLILFIRNKKSPRNSMRIFAHTYYANDLGEPMAIKSSTQMYLDNAWDKWHDLQLEGWTFEELELPESV from the coding sequence ATGACTTTAGGAGGAGCTAATGTTTGGACTAATTTTTCTTACGGTTATCGTAATGAGTCCCCAAGTGGTTGGTTGCTTAGCCCAGACCGCAGCAGATTAATTTTATTCATAAGGAATAAAAAATCTCCAAGAAATAGTATGAGAATTTTTGCTCATACATATTATGCAAATGATCTTGGTGAGCCAATGGCAATTAAATCATCCACTCAAATGTATTTGGATAATGCTTGGGATAAATGGCATGACCTTCAATTAGAGGGTTGGACTTTTGAAGAACTTGAATTACCTGAATCTGTATGA